The Cucumis melo cultivar AY chromosome 6, USDA_Cmelo_AY_1.0, whole genome shotgun sequence genome includes a region encoding these proteins:
- the LOC127149990 gene encoding uncharacterized protein LOC127149990, whose product MYVEQCDICQRNKFEATKPAGVLQPLPIPEKILEDWTMDFIEGLPLAGGVNVIMVVVDRLSKYVYFITLKHPFSAKQVAKVFIDRVIGKHGIPKSIVSDRDKVFLSNFWKELFAKMGTILKRKFRHFGIRASITEQKMVHTRIEERLDQMDHEISTMKKEISKLPTMESSLNEISKNLLILMETIADKTTESAHKSATDKGKEKEASTSKSTEITRNAEEERVDGKADNDEPATDRSKFKKVEMPVFSGEDPDSWLFRAERYFQIHKLTESEKMLVSTISFDGPALNWYRSQEERDKFLS is encoded by the exons ATGTATGTTGAGCAGTGTGATATTTGTCAAAGGAATAAGTTTGAAGCCACAAAGCCTGCTGGAGTTTTGCAACCTTTGCCAATTCCGGAGAAAATACTAGAAGATTGGACCATGGATTTCATTGAGGGACTACCCTTGGCTGGTGGGGTAAATGTCATTATGGTAGTGGTGGATAGGTTGAGTAAATATGTCTATTTCATAACTCTTAAACACCCATTTTCAGCTAAACAGGTTGCTAAGGTCTTCATTGATAGGGTGATTGGGAAGCATGGAATCCCTAAGTCTATTGTGTCGGATCGTGACAAGGTTTTTCTAAGCAATTTTTGGAAGGAATTATTTGCTAAGATGGGAACCATATTAAAGAGAA AGTTTCGtcattttggtatcagagcgtcgATCACTGAGCAAAAGATGGTGCACACAAGAATTGAAGAAAGACTCGATCAAATGGATCACGAGATTTCCACGATGAAGAAGGAAATTAGCAAACTGCCGACGATGGAATCCAGCCTAAACGAGATATCGAAGAACCTGCTGATATTAATGGAAACAATTGCCGACAAAACAACGGAATCCGCACACAAATCTGCAACTGATAAAGGAAAGGAGAAGGAAGCGTCGACGAGCAAATCGACCGAAATTACCCGAAACGCGGAGGAAGAGCGAGTTGACGGAAAAGCCGATAACGATGAACCAGCGACTGATCGGAGCAAATTCAAGAAGGTAGAAATGCCGGTGTTCAGCGGAGAAGACCCAGATTCATGGCTATTCCGAGCTGAAAGGTACTTCCAAATTCATAAACTTACTGAATCCGAAAAAATGCTAGTATCTACTATTAGTTTCGACGGCCCAGCACTTAATTGGTACCGATCGCAAGAAGAGAGGGATAAGTTTCTAAGTTAG
- the LOC127150006 gene encoding uncharacterized protein LOC127150006 yields the protein MNGLLPWIRAEVFCGRPKGLAEMMQIAQLVENKELVRNEAKLNGYSGGKHNPHITNSSKPTAGNITTENRGNTTFPIRTITLRNSNANEVRKETNFRRLPDAEFQARKEKGLCFRCNEKYSADHKCKMKELRELRMFVVAGENEEYEIIEGKETAEKQLATLEVIDENRNFAELSINSVVGLNDPGTMKVRGRLLNKEIIVMIDCGATHNFISEKLVKTLRLSTKETTHYGVILGSGTAIQGKGVCQAVEIHLADWKVTEDFLPLELGGVDVILGMQWLHSLGVTIVDWKNLTFTFTNSGRQICIKEDPSLTKARISLKSMCKSWNDNDEGYFIECRAIEVTKSVSSSQDESKCTFEGTKSLQEVFQQYKDVFDWPETLPPKREIEHHICLKEGTDPINVRPYRYGFHQKAEMEKLVEEMLTSGIIRPSKSPYSSPVLLVKKKDGSWRFCVDYRAVNNATIPDKFPIPVVEELFDELNGASLFSKIDLKSGYHQIRMEEKDIPKTAFRTHEGHYEFLVMPFGLTNAPATFQALMNNVFKPYLRKFVLVFFDDILIYSKNEEEHKSHLGIVLSILREYSLYANKKKCSFAQPRIEYLGHIISGEGVEVDPEKIRSIADWPIPKTVKEVRGFLGLTGYYRRFVQHYGSIAAPLTQLLKKGGFTWNKEAEEAFGRLKEAMTYYRY from the coding sequence ATGAACGGATTATTACCTTGGATAAGAGCAGAGGTTTTCTGTGGTCGACCAAAAGGACTGGCCGAGATGATGCAAATCGCACAGTTGGTCGAAAACAAAGAACTTGTACGAAATGAAGCAAAATTAAATGGGTACTCCGGCGGGAAACATAATCCACATATTACGAACAGTAGCAAACCGACGGCTGGAAATATTACTACCGAAAACAGAGGGAATACCACGTTTCCAATACGTACGATTACCCTAAGAAACTCGAACGCTAATGAAGTCAGAAAGGAAACAAACTTTCGACGACTACCAGATGCTGAATTTCAAGCGCGGAAAGAAAAGGGACTCTGCTTTCGCTGTAATGAAAAATACTCGGCGGATCATAAATGCAAAATGAAAGAATTACGCGAATTGAGGATGTTTGTCGTGGCTGGAGAGAATGAAGAGTATGAAATTattgaaggaaaagaaacaGCAGAGAAACAATTAGCAACCTTAGAAGTGATAGATGAAAACCGAAATTTCGCTGAGCTATCAATTAATTCAGTGGTGGGGCTAAATGATCCCGGTACCATGAAGGTAAGAGGGAGATTATTGAACAAAGAAATAATTGTGATGATTGATTGTGGAGCAACACACAACTTCATCTCAGAAAAGCTAGTAAAAACATTACGACTATCAACCAAAGAAACAACTCACTATGGGGTTATCCTCGGATCCGGAACAGCTATACAAGGAAAAGGAGTGTGTCAAGCTGTGGAGATCCATTTGGCCGATTGGAAAGTAACCGAAGACTTCCTACCCTTAGAATTAGGGGGTGTGGATGTAATATTAGGGATGCAATGGTTACATTCACTTGGAGTCACTATTGTGGATTGGAAGAATCTAACCTTTACATTCACAAACAGCGGTAGACAGATTTGTATCAAGGAAGATCCTAGCCTAACTAAAGCCCGAATTAGCCTCAAAAGTATGTGCAAGTCTTGGAATGATAACGACGAAGGTTACTTTATCGAATGTAGAGCAATAGAAGTGACAAAATCAGTAAGTTCATCACAAGATGAAAGTAAGTGCACCTTCGAGGGAACAAAATCGCTGCAAGAAGTATTTCAACAATATAAGGATGTGTTTGATTGGCCAGAAACACTACCAccaaaaagagagattgaacaTCACATTTGTCTTAAAGAAGGGACCGACCCAATCAATGTGAGACCATATAGATACGGTTTTCATCAAAAGGCTGAAATGGAAAAATTGGTGGAAGAAATGTTAACCTCAGGAATAATACGACCAAGCAAAAGTCCTTACTCCAGCCCAGTGTTACTGGTCAAAAAAAAGGACGGAAGCTGGAGGTTTTGTGTAGACTATCGAGCAGTCAACAATGCAACCATTCCGGATAAGTTTCCAATACCGGTTGTGGAAGAACTCTTTGATGAGTTGAATGGGGCCTCCTTGTTCTCTAAAATTGATCTCAAATCCGGTTATCATCAAATAAGAATGGAAGAAAAGGATATCCCAAAAACAGCCTTCCGAACACATGAAGGACATTATGAGTTCCTTGTCATGCCCTTCGGATTGACTAACGCGCCAGCTACTTTTCAAGCCTTAATGAACAATGTATTCAAGCCTTATTTGCGAAAGTTCGTTCTGGTATTCTTTGACGACATTTTGATCTATAGTAAGAATGAAGAGGAACATAAGAGCCATTTGGGAATAGTTCTCTCAATCTTGAGAGAATATTCATTGTACGCCAATAAAAAGAAGTGCAGTTTTGCCCAACCAAGAATAGAATATTTGGGACACATAATTTCAGGGGAAGGCGTTGAGGTAGACCCAGAGAAAATACGTTCAATTGCTGACTGGCCGATACCAAAAACTGTTAAAGAAGTCAGAGGATTTCTTGGCCTAACCGGATATTATCGACGATTCGTACAACACTATGGATCCATAGCCGCACCACTAACACAGCTTCTTAAAAAAGGAGGTTTCACATGGAACAAAGAAGCTGAAGAAGCGTTCGGAAGATTAAAAGAAGCAATGACATATTACCGGTATTAG